One part of the Nymphalis io chromosome 22, ilAglIoxx1.1, whole genome shotgun sequence genome encodes these proteins:
- the LOC126777330 gene encoding uncharacterized protein LOC126777330: MDSIERLRTARVLLDNGSTSNYITQHLCEKLGLTKHDTSSTIVGINNQCSYSAESCVITIQSISGGYHVNLKCFVLPEITKLLPHNYIDITHLPLPSGIQLADPSFNIPSTVDILLGVEIFWEVITNNYIDLVEEKILMQKLWIDKCNWDDEVSYDIQIKFLNFINSLVALNSLRIPRWVCLDASVTYELHTFTDASERAYGSCVYVRSVDEQGRVCVRLLASKNKVAPLKPVTIPRLELCGALLGTRLCTKVLQSLTKTFNNSFLAAFLTRIRDCAATEGQVAVFQQGPGTGFHGSRPGQDSATALMGLGQDNRTSSWTRRGEQGR, encoded by the exons ATGGATTCTATAGAGAGACTTCGCACAGCTCGCGTTCTACTAGACAACGGCAGCACTTCTAACTACATCACGCAGCACCTCTGCGAGAAACTAGGTTTGACGAAACATGATACGAGCTCCACTATTGTAGGTATAAACAATCAATGTTCCTATAGTGCAGAGTCTTGCGTCATAACTATCCAGTCTATTTCGGGTGGCTatcatgttaatttaaaatgttttgttctcccagaaataacaaaattattaccacataattatatagatatcaCACATTTGCCTCTTCCTTCGGGCATTCAACTAGCAGACCCCTCTTTCAATATTCCCTCGACTGTAGACATACTGCTCGGGGTAGAAATATTTTGGGAagttataactaataattacaTAGATTTAG TCGAGGAAAAAATTCTAATGCAGAAATTGTGGATCGACAAATGCAACTGGGATGACGAGGTCTCTTatgatattcaaattaaatttttaaattttattaattcacttGTAGCTTTAAATTCACTTCGCATACCACGTTGGGTTTGTCTCGATGCGTCAGTTACGTACGAACTACACACATTTACAGATGCCTCGGAACGTGCATACGGATCATGTGTGTACGTGAGATCAGTTGATGAGCAAGGAAGAGTTTGTGTCCGTCTTCTTGCTTCCAAAAATAAAGTAGCACCCTTAAAACCTGTCACTATCCCCAGACTGGAGTTATGCGGCGCTTTACTCGGCACTAGGCTTTGCACTAAAGTTCTACAATCACtaacaaaaacttttaataatt CATTTTTGGCAGCGTTTCTCACACGAATACGTGACTGCGCTGCAACGGAAGGTCAAGTGGCGGTCTTCCAACAGGGACCTGGAACTGGGTTCCATGGTTCTCGTCCGGGACAGGACTCAGCCACCGCTCTTATGGGTCTTGGGCAGGATAACAGGACTTCATCCTGGACCAGACGGGGTGAACAGGGTCGCTGA